The proteins below come from a single Salinilacihabitans rarus genomic window:
- the thrS gene encoding threonine--tRNA ligase: protein MSEPESESQESIAVVLPDGSELDVDAGATVEDCAYEIGPGLGRDTVAGKLDGDLVAREEPVYDGAELEIVTDQSEAYLRVMRHSAAHCLAQAVERQFDDVKLAIGPPTDEGFYYDFDDLDVDEDDLETLEDEIEEIVEADYDIEREEVSIEEARDRLEQRDEPYKLELLEEFAAEGETVTFYSQGEWEDLCAGPHVDSTGEIGAVELLEIAGAYWRGDETNPMQTRIYGTAFEDESDLEAFLERRREAAQRDHRKIGREMDLFSIQDVTGPGLPLYHPPGKTVLNELSEFVRELNGEAGYDYVETPHVFKTDLWHRSGHYENYKDDMFVFDVGDDEFGLKPMNCPGHAAIFQDHSWSYRDLPIRYAEDGKVYRREQRGELSGLSRVWAFTIDDGHLFVRPDQIEQEVEQILEMIFTVLETFDLDYEVSLATRPEKSVGSDEIWERAESILESVLEESKMDYEVEEGDGAFYGPKIDFGFEDAIGRVWDGPTVQLDFNMPERFDLTYVGEDNEEHRPVMIHRGIYGSYERFFMVLIEHFEGNFPLWLAPEQVRVLPISDDNLDYAREVASEFEGFRIEVGDRDATLERKIRAAHDDRVPYQIIVGDDEEEAGTISVRDRFERQEYDVDIDAFRAHLEAERDEKRTEPNFLQ, encoded by the coding sequence ATGTCAGAACCAGAGTCAGAATCACAGGAGTCGATAGCGGTCGTACTGCCCGACGGATCGGAACTCGATGTCGACGCCGGCGCGACGGTCGAGGACTGCGCCTACGAGATCGGCCCCGGCCTCGGCCGGGACACGGTCGCGGGCAAACTCGACGGCGACCTCGTCGCCAGGGAGGAACCCGTCTACGACGGCGCGGAACTCGAGATCGTCACCGACCAGTCGGAGGCGTACCTGCGGGTGATGCGCCACTCCGCGGCCCACTGTCTCGCGCAGGCCGTCGAGCGACAGTTCGACGACGTGAAACTCGCCATCGGCCCGCCGACCGACGAGGGCTTCTACTACGACTTCGACGACCTCGACGTCGACGAGGACGACCTCGAAACCCTCGAAGACGAGATCGAGGAGATCGTCGAAGCCGACTACGACATCGAGCGCGAGGAGGTCTCGATCGAGGAGGCCCGCGACCGCCTCGAACAGCGGGACGAACCGTACAAACTCGAACTCCTTGAGGAGTTCGCCGCGGAGGGCGAGACGGTCACCTTCTACAGTCAGGGCGAGTGGGAGGACCTCTGTGCCGGCCCGCACGTCGACTCGACGGGCGAGATCGGCGCCGTCGAACTGCTGGAGATCGCCGGCGCCTACTGGCGCGGCGACGAGACCAATCCGATGCAGACCCGGATCTACGGCACCGCGTTCGAGGACGAGAGCGACCTCGAGGCGTTCCTCGAACGGCGCCGCGAGGCCGCACAGCGTGACCACCGCAAGATCGGCCGCGAGATGGACCTCTTCTCGATTCAGGACGTCACCGGCCCCGGCCTCCCGCTGTATCACCCGCCGGGGAAGACGGTCCTGAACGAACTCTCCGAGTTCGTCCGCGAACTGAACGGGGAGGCGGGCTACGACTACGTCGAGACGCCCCACGTCTTCAAGACGGACCTCTGGCACCGGTCGGGCCACTACGAGAACTACAAGGACGACATGTTCGTCTTCGACGTCGGCGACGACGAGTTCGGCCTGAAGCCGATGAACTGCCCCGGCCACGCCGCCATCTTCCAGGACCACTCCTGGAGCTACCGCGACCTGCCGATCCGGTACGCCGAGGACGGGAAGGTCTACCGCCGCGAGCAGCGCGGCGAACTCTCGGGTCTCTCGCGGGTGTGGGCGTTCACCATCGACGACGGCCACCTGTTCGTCCGCCCCGACCAGATCGAACAGGAGGTCGAGCAGATCCTCGAGATGATCTTCACGGTACTCGAGACGTTCGACCTCGATTACGAGGTGTCGCTTGCGACCCGCCCCGAGAAGTCCGTCGGGTCGGACGAGATCTGGGAGCGCGCCGAGTCGATCCTCGAATCGGTCCTCGAGGAGTCGAAGATGGACTACGAGGTAGAGGAGGGCGACGGCGCCTTCTACGGGCCGAAGATCGACTTCGGCTTCGAGGACGCCATCGGCCGGGTCTGGGACGGCCCGACGGTCCAACTCGACTTCAACATGCCCGAGCGGTTCGACCTCACCTACGTCGGCGAGGACAACGAGGAGCACCGCCCGGTGATGATCCACCGCGGCATCTACGGCAGCTACGAGCGGTTCTTCATGGTGCTCATCGAGCACTTCGAGGGGAACTTCCCGCTCTGGCTCGCCCCCGAGCAGGTGCGCGTCCTGCCCATCTCCGACGACAACCTCGACTACGCCCGCGAGGTCGCAAGCGAGTTCGAGGGCTTCCGGATCGAGGTCGGCGACCGCGACGCCACCCTCGAACGGAAGATCCGCGCGGCCCACGACGACCGCGTCCCCTACCAGATCATCGTCGGCGACGACGAGGAGGAGGCGGGTACCATCTCCGTGCGCGACCGGTTCGAACGGCAGGAGTACGACGTCGACATCGACGCGTTCCGCGCCCACCTCGAAGCCGAACGCGACGAGAAGCGGACGGAACCGAACTTCCTGCAGTAG
- a CDS encoding phosphoribosyltransferase family protein, with protein MNRAEKAALQLRAVDVLRMLKETRTYDELAAETGLPAGDLNRYVNGHVLPSADRAREVVAEVGRAALAAELDARIRVDADGYVDNSGVVFDQQLLDLVAPVAAEAFAFDRPDVVLTAATDGITLAASLASFYGTRCAYAKKRKETAVEEFIEARERLESGIELTYYLPASAIDAGESVLVVDDLIRSGETQELLLDIVETADADVAGVFALIAAGDDGIERAREHTDAPVGALVDV; from the coding sequence ATGAACAGAGCCGAGAAGGCCGCCTTGCAGCTTCGCGCCGTCGACGTGTTGCGGATGCTCAAGGAGACCCGGACGTACGACGAACTGGCCGCCGAGACGGGTCTGCCCGCGGGCGACCTCAACCGCTACGTCAACGGCCACGTCCTGCCGAGCGCGGACCGCGCCCGCGAGGTCGTCGCCGAGGTCGGCCGGGCCGCCCTCGCCGCGGAACTCGACGCCCGCATCCGCGTCGACGCGGACGGCTACGTCGACAACTCCGGGGTCGTCTTCGACCAGCAACTGCTCGACCTCGTCGCGCCGGTCGCCGCCGAGGCGTTCGCGTTCGACCGTCCGGACGTCGTCCTCACCGCGGCCACCGACGGCATCACTCTCGCCGCGTCGCTCGCGAGCTTCTACGGCACCCGGTGTGCGTACGCGAAAAAGCGCAAGGAGACCGCCGTCGAGGAGTTCATCGAGGCCCGCGAGCGTCTCGAATCGGGGATCGAACTCACCTACTACCTGCCGGCGTCGGCCATCGACGCGGGCGAGTCCGTGCTCGTCGTCGACGACCTCATCCGCTCGGGCGAGACCCAGGAACTCCTGTTGGACATCGTCGAGACCGCCGACGCCGACGTCGCGGGCGTCTTCGCGCTGATCGCCGCCGGCGACGACGGGATCGAACGCGCCCGCGAGCACACGGACGCCCCCGTCGGTGCGCTCGTCGACGTCTGA
- a CDS encoding low molecular weight phosphatase family protein: protein MTETTRIALMCVQNAGRSQMATAYAERERAARGLEETVEILTGGTHPADEVHDVVVEAMAEEGFDLSGRTPRKVTEAELESCDYVATMGCSTLDLDADAEVRDWDLSDPHGRDLDEVHEIREDVKGRVTALFDEIEGV, encoded by the coding sequence ATGACCGAGACGACCCGGATCGCGCTGATGTGCGTCCAGAACGCCGGCCGCAGCCAGATGGCGACGGCCTACGCCGAGCGAGAGCGGGCGGCCCGCGGCCTCGAAGAGACGGTCGAGATACTCACCGGCGGCACCCACCCCGCCGACGAGGTCCACGACGTCGTCGTCGAAGCGATGGCCGAGGAGGGGTTCGACCTCTCAGGTCGCACGCCGCGGAAGGTCACCGAGGCGGAACTGGAATCCTGTGACTACGTCGCGACGATGGGCTGTTCGACGCTCGACCTCGACGCCGACGCCGAGGTCCGCGACTGGGACCTGTCCGACCCACACGGGCGGGACCTCGACGAAGTTCACGAGATCCGCGAGGACGTGAAAGGGCGCGTGACGGCACTGTTCGACGAGATCGAAGGGGTCTGA
- a CDS encoding universal stress protein produces the protein MPDHVLIPIDDSDCAMTALEFALEEYPDARLTALHVLDPADFYAATGMEGGAIPNFEQLRESHESRAEDLLERARSLAADRDVDLDIETVVGGVSRTIVEYAKEEDVDHVIVGSHGRTGASRILLGSVAETVARRSPVPVTIVR, from the coding sequence ATGCCCGATCACGTGCTGATTCCTATCGACGACTCCGACTGCGCGATGACCGCCCTCGAGTTCGCCCTCGAGGAGTATCCCGACGCGCGGCTGACGGCGCTGCACGTCCTCGACCCGGCGGACTTCTACGCGGCGACGGGGATGGAAGGCGGCGCGATACCGAACTTCGAACAGCTCCGGGAGAGCCACGAGAGCCGCGCCGAGGACCTCCTCGAACGCGCGCGGAGCCTGGCGGCCGACCGCGACGTCGACCTCGACATCGAGACCGTCGTCGGCGGCGTCTCGCGGACGATCGTCGAGTACGCCAAAGAGGAGGACGTCGACCACGTGATCGTCGGGAGCCACGGCCGGACGGGCGCGAGCCGGATCCTGCTGGGCAGCGTCGCGGAGACGGTCGCCCGCCGGTCGCCGGTGCCGGTGACGATCGTCAGGTGA
- the pdhA gene encoding pyruvate dehydrogenase (acetyl-transferring) E1 component subunit alpha translates to MPRSRIAEFSIERLQVLDQDGAVDESLEPDLDEERLREWYRTMKLSRRLDERAIALQRRGELGTFAPAIGQEAAQVGSAGALGDDDWLVPAFREHPAALARGGSPRAVFAYAMGLEEGGAPPEGSRVLPPSIAVGTQPLHAAGIGWAEAMRGTESVALTYFGDGATSEGEVYEALNLAGVYGSQTVFCCQNNRYAISTPLAKQTRAGTLAQKAIAAGIEGIQVDGNDVLGVYAATNEAIERARRGVPTLIEALTYRRGMHTTADDPSVYRTTDEEAEWEALDPILRFERYLRDRGVLDDEAVASIEAGIEDDLAAGIEAARDLAEGADPEEMFEYAYGEPPRYLDRQREAFAAGDDREVAPAESVARGDGAGTPADAAGDDPTAASADAFADADRLNVVEAIRTTLRAELERDEDVLVYGQDVGVDGGVFRATQGLLDAFPGRVHDAPVAEAGIVGLGVGLAAAGYRPVAEIQFSGFTFQAFAQLHQHVSRIRSRSRGRVTCPMVVRAPYGLGVKALEHHSESYEAGYAHVPGLKVAIPSTPRNAAGLLRAAIRDPDPVLFFEPMPLYRAIRRPVPEESVVPLGEARVVEEGTDVTVVAWGAMVREAERALEAVDASVELIDLQSISPLDTGTVVDSVRETGRCVVVHEAPRTGGFAGEVTARIVDEATWHLEAPIERVTGYDVPVPLPAREDSYRPDAGRIGAAIERVATA, encoded by the coding sequence ATGCCACGCTCGCGGATCGCCGAGTTCTCCATCGAGCGCCTCCAGGTCCTCGATCAGGACGGAGCCGTAGACGAGTCCCTCGAACCCGACCTCGACGAGGAGCGCCTCCGGGAGTGGTACCGGACGATGAAGCTCTCCCGACGGCTCGACGAGCGGGCCATCGCCCTCCAGCGGCGCGGCGAACTCGGGACGTTCGCGCCGGCGATCGGTCAGGAGGCCGCCCAGGTCGGCAGCGCGGGCGCGCTCGGGGACGACGACTGGCTCGTGCCGGCGTTCAGGGAACACCCCGCCGCGCTGGCACGCGGGGGGTCGCCGCGGGCGGTCTTCGCCTACGCGATGGGGCTCGAGGAGGGCGGCGCGCCCCCCGAGGGATCGCGCGTGCTCCCGCCGTCGATCGCGGTGGGTACCCAGCCGCTGCACGCCGCGGGGATCGGCTGGGCCGAGGCCATGCGCGGGACCGAGTCGGTCGCGCTCACCTACTTCGGGGACGGCGCCACCAGCGAGGGCGAGGTGTACGAGGCGCTGAACCTCGCGGGCGTCTACGGCTCCCAGACGGTCTTTTGCTGTCAGAACAACCGCTACGCCATCTCGACGCCGCTGGCGAAACAGACCCGGGCGGGCACCCTCGCCCAGAAGGCGATCGCCGCGGGGATCGAGGGGATTCAGGTCGACGGCAACGACGTCCTCGGGGTCTACGCCGCCACGAACGAGGCGATCGAGCGCGCCCGGCGGGGCGTCCCGACGCTGATCGAGGCGCTCACCTACCGCCGGGGGATGCACACGACCGCCGACGACCCGTCGGTGTACCGGACGACCGACGAGGAGGCCGAGTGGGAAGCCCTCGACCCGATCCTGCGGTTCGAGCGGTACCTCCGCGACCGCGGCGTGCTGGACGACGAGGCGGTCGCGTCGATCGAGGCGGGGATCGAGGACGACCTCGCCGCGGGGATCGAAGCGGCCCGCGACCTCGCCGAGGGGGCCGACCCCGAGGAGATGTTCGAGTACGCCTACGGCGAGCCGCCGCGGTACCTCGACCGCCAGCGCGAGGCGTTCGCCGCGGGCGACGACCGCGAGGTCGCGCCCGCCGAGAGCGTCGCCCGGGGCGACGGCGCCGGCACGCCCGCGGACGCGGCGGGCGACGATCCGACCGCCGCCTCGGCGGACGCCTTCGCGGACGCCGACCGCCTGAACGTGGTCGAGGCGATCCGGACGACGCTGCGCGCGGAACTGGAGCGCGACGAGGACGTGCTGGTCTACGGTCAGGACGTCGGCGTCGACGGCGGCGTCTTCCGGGCGACGCAGGGGCTGCTCGACGCGTTCCCCGGGCGGGTCCACGACGCCCCCGTGGCGGAGGCCGGCATCGTCGGCCTCGGTGTCGGCCTCGCGGCCGCGGGCTACCGGCCGGTCGCCGAGATCCAGTTCTCCGGCTTTACCTTCCAGGCGTTCGCCCAGCTCCACCAGCACGTCTCGCGGATCCGCAGCCGCTCGCGCGGCCGAGTGACCTGTCCGATGGTCGTCCGGGCGCCGTACGGTCTGGGGGTGAAGGCGCTCGAACACCACTCCGAGAGCTACGAGGCGGGGTACGCCCACGTGCCGGGGTTGAAAGTGGCGATTCCGTCGACGCCGAGGAACGCCGCCGGGCTGTTGCGAGCGGCGATCCGCGATCCGGACCCCGTGCTCTTCTTCGAGCCGATGCCGCTGTACCGGGCGATTCGCCGGCCCGTCCCCGAGGAGTCCGTCGTCCCGCTGGGCGAGGCCCGCGTCGTCGAGGAGGGGACCGACGTGACGGTCGTCGCGTGGGGCGCGATGGTCCGCGAGGCCGAGCGCGCCCTCGAAGCGGTCGACGCGAGCGTCGAACTGATCGACCTGCAGTCGATCTCGCCGCTGGACACGGGGACGGTGGTCGACTCGGTGCGGGAGACCGGCCGGTGTGTCGTCGTCCACGAGGCGCCCCGGACGGGCGGCTTCGCCGGCGAGGTGACGGCCAGAATCGTCGACGAGGCGACGTGGCACCTCGAAGCGCCGATCGAGCGCGTGACGGGCTACGACGTACCCGTCCCGCTGCCGGCGAGGGAGGACTCCTACCGGCCCGACGCGGGCCGGATCGGCGCCGCGATCGAACGGGTGGCGACGGCGTGA
- a CDS encoding ABC transporter permease subunit: protein MWTALATHELRRFRYARGTWLYVGLCAAYTVVWLLEPRSEPEAIAAIGSSVAVGSLQASLGVLAMLGGLVVGFRAVVGDRESGTMTLVAGMPHTRRDVVVGKLAGRTAVVGAGIAVAVGCAILGELLLYGSVSVVQLAAVAAVTGWYALCWVAIGVAISTLARSSTEALAGAIGTALLALQWGSVTWIAYERLGSAGSISETYLFVRRLAPREAYHVVTNWILGVGNGDDVFLPMLTQRETDVDVIGVFVVDASGSAPAYLSEWLSLLVLGLWTIVPLAVTILRVRTTDLV from the coding sequence ATGTGGACTGCCCTGGCAACACACGAACTCCGTCGCTTTCGGTACGCTCGAGGAACGTGGCTGTACGTCGGCCTTTGTGCGGCGTACACCGTCGTCTGGCTCCTCGAACCGCGGAGCGAGCCCGAAGCGATCGCCGCGATCGGATCGAGCGTCGCGGTCGGGAGCCTCCAGGCGTCCCTCGGCGTCCTCGCGATGCTCGGCGGGCTCGTCGTGGGCTTCAGAGCCGTCGTCGGGGACCGCGAGTCCGGAACGATGACGCTCGTCGCCGGCATGCCCCACACGCGCCGGGACGTCGTCGTCGGCAAACTCGCCGGTCGAACGGCCGTCGTCGGGGCTGGAATCGCGGTCGCCGTCGGCTGTGCGATCCTGGGCGAACTCCTGCTCTACGGCTCGGTTTCGGTCGTACAGCTCGCCGCCGTCGCCGCGGTGACCGGCTGGTACGCGCTCTGCTGGGTCGCGATCGGGGTCGCCATCTCGACGCTCGCCCGGAGTAGCACCGAAGCGCTCGCCGGCGCGATCGGGACCGCGCTGCTCGCGTTGCAGTGGGGGTCGGTCACCTGGATCGCCTACGAGCGGCTCGGGTCGGCCGGGTCGATTTCGGAGACGTACCTCTTCGTTCGCCGGCTCGCACCGCGGGAAGCGTACCACGTCGTCACAAACTGGATCCTGGGAGTCGGAAACGGCGACGACGTCTTCCTGCCGATGCTCACCCAGCGGGAGACCGACGTGGACGTCATCGGCGTCTTCGTCGTCGACGCGAGCGGGTCGGCTCCGGCGTACCTCTCGGAGTGGCTCTCGCTGCTCGTCCTCGGACTGTGGACGATCGTCCCGCTCGCAGTCACGATACTGCGCGTGCGAACGACCGATCTCGTCTGA
- a CDS encoding ABC transporter ATP-binding protein codes for MTRPDITTRPRTRSTERPIVVDGLEKRYGETVAVSALDLEVRENEIYGLLGPNGAGKSTLLNVLAGSVRPDAGEARLFGADPIADTADVHRRVGTLPDRYGVYETLSAVDHVRYALEARGADGEPLALLERVGLGSVGSKPAGSFSKGMQQRLVLAIALAGSPDVLLLDEPFSGLDPVGVRRVFDVVHERRREGATVLLSSHDVARVKRLCDRIGIVVGGRVRVEGTPMQVLERCPIDAVLEICLEAPVTNATVSSLSRIDGVDVTGSDRRLSVQVRSAGAREAVERRLASLDVGVDSVVASEPTLEDAFVQYVAGTTATETRSTGGG; via the coding sequence ATGACACGACCCGATATCACGACGCGCCCCCGAACCCGGTCGACCGAGCGTCCGATCGTCGTCGACGGACTCGAGAAGCGCTACGGCGAGACGGTGGCCGTCTCGGCGCTCGACCTCGAGGTCCGCGAGAACGAGATCTACGGCCTGCTCGGCCCGAACGGCGCGGGGAAGTCGACCCTGTTGAACGTGCTCGCCGGATCGGTCCGGCCGGACGCGGGCGAGGCTCGACTGTTCGGTGCCGATCCGATCGCGGACACCGCCGACGTGCACCGACGCGTCGGGACCCTCCCCGACCGGTACGGCGTCTACGAGACGCTCTCGGCTGTCGATCACGTTCGCTACGCGCTCGAGGCCAGAGGTGCCGACGGGGAGCCGCTCGCTCTCCTCGAACGCGTCGGGCTCGGTTCGGTCGGGTCGAAGCCCGCAGGCTCCTTCTCGAAAGGGATGCAACAGCGACTCGTCCTCGCGATCGCCCTCGCCGGTTCACCCGACGTGCTCTTGCTAGACGAACCCTTCAGCGGACTCGATCCCGTCGGCGTTCGACGCGTCTTCGACGTCGTTCACGAGCGACGCCGCGAGGGGGCGACCGTCCTCCTCTCGAGTCACGACGTGGCGCGCGTCAAGCGGTTGTGCGATCGAATCGGCATCGTCGTCGGGGGACGGGTTCGGGTGGAAGGCACGCCGATGCAGGTGCTAGAACGGTGTCCTATCGACGCCGTCCTCGAGATCTGCCTCGAAGCACCCGTAACGAACGCGACCGTCAGCTCCCTCTCGCGGATCGACGGCGTCGACGTCACCGGTTCCGATCGTCGCCTCTCGGTCCAGGTTCGATCGGCTGGCGCCCGGGAGGCAGTCGAGAGGCGGCTGGCGTCGCTCGACGTCGGCGTCGACTCCGTCGTCGCGTCGGAGCCGACGCTGGAGGACGCCTTCGTCCAGTACGTCGCCGGTACGACTGCGACCGAGACCCGTTCGACTGGTGGTGGATAG
- a CDS encoding 50S ribosomal protein L15e: MARSFYSHIKEAWKDPDDGKLGELQWQRKQEWRKQGAIERIERPTRLDKARELGYKAKQGIVVTRVSVRKGTARKQRFTAGRRTKRQGVNRIGRRKNIQRIGEERVSRKYPNLRVLNSYWVGEDGSQKWFEVILVDPNHPAIENDDDLNWICDDAHENRAFRGLTNAGTSNRGLHTRGKGAEKVRPSNNGGQGRAK, encoded by the coding sequence ATGGCACGAAGCTTCTACTCTCACATCAAGGAGGCCTGGAAGGACCCCGACGACGGGAAGCTCGGGGAACTGCAGTGGCAACGCAAACAGGAGTGGCGCAAGCAAGGCGCCATCGAGCGCATCGAGCGCCCGACCCGCCTCGACAAGGCGCGCGAACTCGGCTACAAGGCCAAACAGGGCATCGTGGTCACGCGCGTCTCCGTCCGCAAGGGGACCGCCCGGAAGCAGCGCTTCACGGCTGGCCGGCGCACCAAGCGCCAGGGCGTCAACCGGATCGGCCGCCGCAAGAACATCCAGCGCATCGGCGAGGAGCGCGTCTCGCGGAAGTACCCCAACCTGCGGGTGCTGAACAGCTACTGGGTGGGCGAGGACGGCAGCCAGAAGTGGTTCGAAGTGATCCTCGTCGATCCGAACCACCCCGCGATCGAAAACGACGACGACCTCAACTGGATCTGCGACGACGCCCACGAGAACCGCGCCTTCCGCGGGCTCACCAACGCGGGCACGTCCAACCGCGGCCTGCACACCCGCGGCAAGGGCGCCGAGAAGGTCCGCCCGTCGAACAACGGCGGTCAGGGCCGCGCGAAGTAA
- a CDS encoding DUF7519 family protein, whose amino-acid sequence MTGAGGDREADDRGTDLGPAVVALAAAAFAALGWRAGAAVPTAGAVLAGVAAGASVAFAASKRLSRRALGSVGLVAGAVLAAGVVAATAATSPADAVVAGLAAVGTAATTYSQVPDAGDGVDDHRQSVVRTVDDSAVAAAVVAVAVSVVLAGHAGAVLAAARTGLVAATVTPFAGFVSALLLAGVAVLLAAVAAPALEPLLPERATPPRLRTLYERAVGLPTAAYYLLAVVALAVLSPATGAAFDAALAAVGPPGTAVAFALTSGLVHGVVGGGALAAGVAALGRFVGPVALAWLDPCPLRTVAFAAGGAVVAAGATVGAAVAGPVAPRYAPWAVVGVLAAAVALGQFSRWVVAPDGGGWRWRRRFLRIGCVALFATALAGAERGAEPVAVFGGVAASLLVVDLGETVRSLRDRVGATVDTREVELVHATGSVVAGLVGVGVAAGAMYGLGTVAPPSERWQAVAPVALALAALLAFALPVIGAERSVSASDAVDFVRAIVANRLALAGAAVLATVALAARRHEWVATTTFVVVLFGLPVATLLWLLDGADDGGLSGRPPRYR is encoded by the coding sequence GTGACCGGCGCCGGCGGGGACCGCGAGGCCGACGACCGCGGGACTGACCTCGGGCCCGCCGTCGTCGCGCTCGCGGCGGCCGCGTTCGCGGCGCTCGGCTGGCGGGCCGGCGCGGCGGTTCCGACGGCCGGGGCGGTGCTCGCGGGCGTCGCCGCGGGTGCGAGCGTCGCGTTCGCGGCCTCGAAGCGGCTGTCGCGACGGGCGCTCGGGAGCGTCGGACTCGTCGCCGGGGCCGTCCTCGCGGCCGGCGTCGTCGCCGCGACGGCGGCCACGAGCCCCGCCGACGCCGTCGTCGCCGGGCTGGCGGCGGTCGGAACCGCCGCGACGACCTACTCGCAGGTTCCGGACGCCGGCGACGGCGTCGACGACCACCGCCAGTCGGTCGTCCGGACGGTCGACGACTCGGCCGTCGCCGCCGCGGTCGTCGCCGTCGCCGTCTCGGTCGTCCTCGCGGGCCACGCGGGCGCCGTCCTCGCCGCCGCCCGGACGGGACTCGTCGCCGCGACCGTGACGCCGTTCGCCGGCTTCGTCTCGGCGCTGTTGCTCGCCGGCGTCGCCGTCCTCCTGGCCGCGGTCGCCGCGCCGGCCCTCGAACCGCTCCTCCCCGAGCGGGCGACGCCGCCGCGGCTCCGGACGCTGTACGAGCGGGCGGTCGGCCTGCCGACCGCGGCCTACTACCTCCTCGCCGTCGTCGCGCTCGCGGTGCTGTCGCCGGCGACAGGCGCCGCATTCGACGCCGCGCTCGCCGCGGTGGGGCCGCCGGGGACGGCCGTCGCGTTCGCGCTGACGAGCGGGCTCGTCCACGGCGTCGTCGGCGGCGGCGCGCTCGCCGCCGGCGTCGCCGCTCTCGGCCGTTTCGTCGGCCCCGTGGCGCTCGCGTGGCTGGACCCCTGCCCGCTCCGGACCGTCGCGTTCGCCGCCGGCGGCGCGGTCGTCGCCGCCGGCGCGACCGTCGGCGCCGCCGTCGCCGGCCCGGTCGCGCCGCGTTACGCCCCGTGGGCCGTCGTCGGCGTCCTCGCGGCCGCGGTCGCCCTCGGCCAGTTCTCCAGGTGGGTGGTCGCTCCCGACGGCGGCGGGTGGCGGTGGCGACGACGCTTCCTCCGGATCGGCTGTGTGGCCCTCTTCGCGACCGCCCTCGCGGGCGCCGAACGCGGCGCCGAGCCGGTCGCCGTCTTCGGCGGCGTCGCCGCGTCGCTCCTCGTCGTCGACCTCGGCGAAACGGTGCGGTCGCTGCGCGATCGGGTGGGGGCGACGGTCGACACCCGGGAGGTCGAACTCGTGCACGCGACCGGGAGCGTCGTCGCCGGCCTCGTCGGCGTCGGCGTCGCCGCGGGCGCGATGTACGGGCTCGGGACCGTCGCGCCGCCGAGCGAGCGCTGGCAGGCGGTCGCCCCGGTGGCGCTCGCGCTGGCGGCGCTGCTCGCGTTCGCGCTCCCCGTCATCGGGGCCGAGCGGTCGGTCTCGGCGTCGGACGCGGTCGATTTCGTCCGGGCGATCGTCGCGAACCGGCTCGCGCTCGCGGGCGCGGCCGTCCTCGCGACGGTCGCGCTGGCCGCCCGCCGCCACGAGTGGGTCGCGACGACGACGTTCGTCGTGGTGCTGTTCGGCCTCCCGGTCGCCACGCTGCTCTGGCTGCTCGACGGGGCCGACGACGGGGGCCTCTCCGGCAGACCGCCGCGATATCGCTAG